One Methylobacterium sp. AMS5 genomic region harbors:
- a CDS encoding sterol desaturase family protein, with amino-acid sequence MSRLAYYADFVSMPALALALILFGGATLPGIALGLVAWTLAEYVIHRVLFHRLPLFKAGHDEHHAKPSGRTGVTSWHSLLVFGVLFLALPAGVLAGLALGYLAYIAAHHAVHHWRIAPGHVLYGLKIRHAMHHRGDEVNFGVVTTAWDRVFGTYRPIRSKPGQV; translated from the coding sequence ATGTCCCGCCTCGCCTACTATGCCGACTTCGTGTCGATGCCGGCGCTCGCGCTGGCGCTAATCCTGTTCGGCGGCGCGACGCTGCCGGGCATCGCCCTCGGACTCGTCGCCTGGACGCTCGCCGAGTACGTGATCCACCGCGTGCTGTTCCACCGCCTGCCGCTGTTCAAGGCGGGCCATGACGAGCACCATGCCAAGCCGTCGGGCCGCACGGGCGTCACGTCCTGGCACTCGCTCCTCGTGTTCGGCGTGCTGTTCCTGGCGCTGCCGGCGGGCGTGCTGGCCGGGCTCGCCCTTGGGTATCTGGCCTACATCGCGGCCCATCACGCCGTGCATCACTGGCGGATCGCGCCGGGCCACGTGCTCTACGGCCTCAAGATCCGGCACGCGATGCACCACCGCGGAGACGAGGTGAACTTCGGCGTGGTCACCACAGCCTGGGATCGGGTGTTCGGGACGTACCGGCCTATCCGATCAAAACCCGGTCAAGTCTAG